From the genome of Rathayibacter sp. VKM Ac-2759, one region includes:
- a CDS encoding RecQ family ATP-dependent DNA helicase — MSSTRTTPSTIDRIARDDFGWDSLLPGQREAIESAAAGRDTLLVLATGGGKSAVYQIAGAQRGGVVLVVSPLVALQADQLASIEAAPAAPPAVAINSSRGAAAVARAWERIDEGGPLYVLLAPEQLAKEENVARLATAGVSLLVVDEAHCVSSWGHDFRPDYLRLADVRRELGDPPVLAMTATASGPVRDEIIERLLMTDPEVQVHGVDRPEIRLVVHRHESENEKRAAVVEEARSWTAPGLVYVATRKETEAYAAEIAAEGRRVAAYHAGLKVSERRDVQDRWRDGGLDVVVATSAFGMGIDRGDVRFVLHATTTESLDAYYQEIGRAGRDSEPATAALHYRAEDLGLRRFFSKRSVDRAALKVVWAAVTGKPGVSVAELAGALDRPARTIARLVNDLVDADLVSTQDGVRAVGDADADAAVRAVKEALASRERIAESRLSMMRAYAETSHCRRRVLLDYFGVEGPEWCGNCDGCERHEARGEAAEEAPADAPLSVDEIVEHREWGSGTVMSVESDRATIFFESEGYKVLSFAALDSGVLREREPVSV; from the coding sequence ATGAGCTCGACCCGCACCACGCCCAGCACCATCGACCGCATCGCCCGAGACGACTTCGGCTGGGACTCGCTCCTGCCCGGTCAGCGCGAGGCGATCGAGTCGGCGGCGGCCGGCCGCGACACCCTCCTGGTGCTGGCCACCGGAGGCGGCAAGTCGGCCGTGTACCAGATCGCCGGCGCCCAGCGCGGCGGCGTCGTGCTCGTCGTCTCGCCCCTGGTGGCACTGCAGGCCGACCAGCTCGCGTCGATCGAGGCCGCGCCCGCCGCGCCTCCCGCTGTCGCGATCAACTCCTCCCGAGGCGCTGCGGCCGTCGCCCGCGCCTGGGAGCGGATCGACGAGGGCGGCCCGCTGTACGTGCTGCTCGCGCCCGAGCAGCTGGCGAAGGAGGAGAACGTCGCGCGCCTCGCGACTGCCGGCGTCTCGCTCCTCGTCGTCGACGAGGCCCACTGCGTCTCCTCGTGGGGCCACGACTTCCGGCCCGACTACCTCCGCCTGGCCGATGTGCGCCGCGAGCTGGGCGACCCGCCCGTGCTCGCGATGACGGCCACCGCCTCCGGCCCCGTGCGCGACGAGATCATCGAGCGCCTCCTGATGACCGACCCCGAGGTGCAGGTGCACGGGGTCGACCGGCCCGAGATCCGGCTCGTGGTCCACCGCCACGAGAGCGAGAACGAGAAGCGCGCCGCGGTGGTCGAGGAGGCGCGCAGCTGGACCGCTCCAGGTCTCGTCTACGTCGCGACCCGCAAGGAGACCGAGGCGTACGCGGCCGAGATCGCCGCCGAGGGGCGGAGGGTCGCCGCCTACCACGCGGGACTCAAGGTGTCCGAGCGCCGCGACGTGCAGGACCGCTGGCGCGACGGCGGGCTCGACGTGGTCGTCGCGACCTCCGCCTTCGGCATGGGCATCGACCGGGGCGACGTGCGCTTCGTGCTGCACGCGACGACCACCGAGTCGCTCGACGCCTACTACCAGGAGATCGGCCGCGCGGGCCGCGACAGCGAGCCCGCCACCGCCGCCCTGCACTACCGGGCCGAGGACCTCGGGCTCCGCCGCTTCTTCTCGAAGCGCTCGGTCGACAGGGCGGCCCTGAAGGTCGTCTGGGCCGCCGTGACCGGGAAGCCGGGCGTGAGCGTCGCCGAGCTGGCCGGGGCGCTCGACAGGCCCGCTCGGACGATCGCCCGCCTCGTCAACGATCTGGTGGACGCCGACCTCGTCTCGACGCAGGACGGCGTGCGAGCCGTGGGCGACGCGGACGCCGATGCCGCCGTGCGCGCCGTGAAGGAGGCGCTCGCCTCGCGGGAGCGCATCGCGGAGTCGCGCCTGTCGATGATGCGCGCCTACGCCGAGACCTCGCACTGCCGCCGCCGGGTGCTGCTCGACTACTTCGGCGTGGAGGGCCCGGAGTGGTGCGGCAACTGCGACGGCTGCGAGCGGCACGAGGCTCGGGGAGAGGCGGCCGAGGAGGCGCCGGCCGACGCTCCGCTGAGCGTCGACGAGATCGTCGAGCACCGCGAGTGGGGCTCCGGCACCGTGATGAGCGTCGAGAGCGACCGGGCCACGATCTTCTTCGAGTCGGAGGGGTACAAGGTGCTCTCGTTCGCGGCGCTCGACTCCGGCGTCCTGCGCGAGCGCGAGCCCGTCTCCGTCTGA
- a CDS encoding DUF2795 domain-containing protein, with the protein MDAPNPIQIQKYLSGIDYPASKDTIVETAEKEGADSDVLDALRAIPEGDYEKPTDVSSAVSKV; encoded by the coding sequence ATGGACGCCCCCAACCCCATCCAGATCCAGAAGTACCTCTCGGGCATCGACTACCCGGCCTCGAAGGACACCATCGTCGAGACGGCCGAGAAGGAGGGTGCCGACAGCGACGTCCTCGACGCGCTCCGCGCCATCCCCGAGGGCGACTACGAGAAGCCGACCGACGTCAGCTCGGCGGTCTCGAAGGTCTGA
- a CDS encoding glycosyltransferase family 2 protein: protein MSSRRWSGEWGRPADGTPPVIDVLIPTAGRRSELAATLAGLAAQDDPPFRVIVSDQSADGVASADPTVRSMLRVLEAQGRAPLVRSNLPRLGLAQQRQFLLSLSSAPAVLFLDDDVWLEPGTLARLHDALERLACGFVGSAVQGLSHLEDVRPHEQEAFEPWHDAVEPERIRRGTAPFERWPLHNAANLTHIAAGLDIAPGGWVPYRIAWLGACVLYRRDALVAAGGFDFWEQLPPEHSGEDVAAQWRVMERFGGAGLVPSGAVHLETPTTVIDRSVDAFDRLFAEEHQH, encoded by the coding sequence GTGAGCAGCCGCCGCTGGTCGGGCGAGTGGGGGCGCCCTGCCGACGGGACACCTCCGGTGATCGACGTGCTGATCCCGACGGCGGGCCGCCGCTCCGAGCTCGCCGCCACTCTCGCCGGGCTGGCGGCGCAGGACGACCCGCCGTTCCGGGTGATCGTCAGCGACCAGTCCGCCGACGGCGTCGCCTCCGCCGACCCGACGGTGCGCTCGATGCTGCGGGTCCTCGAGGCGCAGGGGCGCGCGCCGCTCGTGCGCTCCAACCTGCCGCGTCTCGGGCTCGCGCAGCAGCGCCAGTTCCTGCTCTCGCTCTCGAGCGCGCCGGCCGTGCTGTTCCTCGACGACGACGTCTGGCTCGAGCCGGGCACGCTCGCCCGCCTGCACGACGCGCTCGAGCGGCTCGCCTGCGGCTTCGTCGGCTCTGCGGTGCAGGGGCTGTCCCACCTGGAGGACGTCCGCCCTCACGAGCAGGAGGCGTTCGAGCCGTGGCACGACGCGGTCGAGCCGGAGCGCATCCGGCGCGGCACCGCCCCGTTCGAGCGCTGGCCCCTGCACAACGCCGCCAATCTCACGCACATCGCCGCGGGCCTGGACATCGCCCCGGGCGGCTGGGTGCCCTACCGGATCGCCTGGCTCGGCGCCTGCGTCCTCTACCGCCGCGACGCCCTGGTGGCCGCGGGCGGCTTCGACTTCTGGGAGCAGCTGCCCCCGGAGCACAGCGGCGAGGACGTCGCCGCGCAGTGGCGCGTCATGGAGCGCTTCGGCGGCGCGGGGCTCGTGCCCAGCGGCGCAGTGCACCTCGAGACGCCCACGACGGTGATCGACCGCAGCGTCGACGCCTTCGACCGGCTCTTCGCCGAAGAGCACCAGCACTGA